One genomic window of Erinaceus europaeus chromosome 7, mEriEur2.1, whole genome shotgun sequence includes the following:
- the LOC103107078 gene encoding NKG2-A/NKG2-B type II integral membrane protein-like: MDNQKVIYTELKLIKDSKRQQTKSKSPKELISLTGQEITYAELTLQNVSQERQRNDKHCHCKGLISPPEKLLALILLIACLALISAVVSVIAVIPYHYDCCPKEWVSYSNHCYYFSYKKESFNESRSACVFKNSSLLYIDNEEEMTFLQSLSLVTWIGVSWESSHHPWMSINGSEFKGQIDHRSRDEANCAAFESLLRTDDCRSKKMYICKHKLAQQSS, translated from the exons ATGGATAACCAGAAAGTCATTTATACCGAACTGAAACTGATAAAGGACTCAAAAAGACAGCAAACAAAATCCAAGAGCCCTAAAGAATTAATTTCCCTAACGGGGCAGGAAATAACCTATGCAGAATTAACCCTTCAAAATGTTTCTCAGGAACGTCAAAGGAATGATAAACATTGCCACTGCAAAG GTTTAATTTCTCCTCCAGAGAAGCTCCTTGCTTTAATCCTGCTAATCGCCTGTCTTGCCCTGATATCGGCAGTGGTTTCAGTGATCGCTGTTATTCCTT ATCATTATGACTGTTGTCCAAAGGAGTGGGTTTCATATTCCAACCATTGCTATTACTTTAGTTACAAAAAGGAATCATTCAACGAGAGTAGATCAGCCTGTGTCTTTAAGAATTCCAGCCTGCTGTATATAGATAATGAAGAAGAAATG ACATTTCTACAGTCCTTGTCACTGGTAACATGGATTGGAGTCTCTTGGGAAAGCAGTCACCATCCATGGATGTCAATAAATGGCTCAGAGTTCAAAGGACA AATAGACCACAGGTCACGTGATGAAGCGAACTGTGCTGCATTCGAATCTCTACTGAGAACAGATGACTGCAGAAGCAAAAAGATGTATATTTGCAAGCACAAATTGGCACAACAAAGCAGCTGA